One segment of Chlorocebus sabaeus isolate Y175 unplaced genomic scaffold, mChlSab1.0.hap1 unalloc_scaffold_114, whole genome shotgun sequence DNA contains the following:
- the LOC119623769 gene encoding butyrophilin-like protein 9 isoform X1 encodes MVDFPVSLDSLKPVSLTRSLVFLMHLLLLQPGEPNSEVKVLGPEYPVLALVGEEVEFSCHLWPQLDAQHMEIRWFRNHTSDVVHLYQEQQELPGRQMEAFRNRTKLVKDYIAYGSVILQLHSIVPSDEGTYGCRFLSNNFSGEALWELEVAGLGSDPHLSLEGFKEGGIQLRLRSSGWYPKPKAQWRDHQGQCLPPEFEAIVWDAQGLFSLETSVVVREGAFSNVSLSIQNLLLNQKKEFVVQIAGVFSPGASPWKGALVWALAALLAVLAALALGFLRLRRRCQEKLKKEAQKREGKLTAELEKLQKELDWRRTEGQAEWRAAQKYAVDVTLDAASAHPSLEVSEDGKSVSSRRAPPDPVPSDPQRFSEQKCALSLQRFSAGRHYWEVHVGRRSRWFLGACLAAVPRAGPVRLSPATGYWVLGLWNGCEYFVLAPHRVALPLRVPPRRLGVFLDCEAGQLSFFNVSDGSHIFTFHDTFSGALCAYFRPRAHDGGERPDPLTICPLRVRTRVPEENDSDTWLQPYEPADPAPDWW; translated from the exons AGGTCAAGGTGCTAGGCCCTGAGTATCCCGTCCTGGCCCTCGTCGGGGAGGAGGTGGAGTTCTCGTGCCACCTATGGCCACAGCTGGATGCCCAGCACATGGAGATCCGCTGGTTCCGGAACCACACCTCAGACGTGGTGCACCTGTACCAGGAGCAGCAGGAGCTCCCTGGCAGGCAGATGGAGGCGTTCCGGAACAGGACCAAGTTGGTCAAGGACTACATCGCCTACGGCAGTGTGATCCTGCAGCTTCACAGCATCGTCCCCTCCGACGAGGGCACATATGGCTGCCGCTTCCTCTCTAACAACTTCTCTGGCGAAGCTCTCTGGGAACTGGAGGTAGCAG GGCTGGGCTCAGACCCTCACCTCTCCCTGGAGGGCTTCAAGGAAGGAGGCATTCAGCTGAGGCTGAGATCCAGTGGCTGGTACCCCAAGCCTAAGGCTCAGTGGAGAGACCACCAGGGACAGTGCCTGCCTCCAGAGTTTGAAGCCATCGTCTGGGATGCCCAGGGCCTGTTCAGTCTGGAAACATCCGTGGTTGTCCGAGAGGGAGCCTTCAGCAATGTGTCCCTCTCCATCCAGAATCTCCTCTTGAACCAGAAGAAAGAGTTCGTGGTCCAGATAGCAG GCGTGTTTTCTCCCGGAGCCTCTCCGTGGAAGGGCGCTTTGGTCTGGGCCCTGGCGGCGCTGCTGGCGGTCCTCGCGGCGCTGGCGCTGGGCTTCCTCCGGCTGCGGCGGCGATGCCAAG AAAAGCTGAAGAAGGAGGCGCAGAAGAGAGAAG ggaAACTCACTGCAGAGCTGG AGAAGCTTCAGAAAGAGCTTG ACTGGAGACGGACTGAAGGCCAGGCTG AGTGGAGAGCAGCCCAAAAATACGCAG TGGACGTGACTCTGGATGCGGCCTCCGCGCACCCCAGCCTGGAAGTGTCCGAGGATGGCAAGAGCGTGTCTTCCCGCCGGGCGCCCCCAGACCCGGTGCCGAGCGACCCCCAGCGGTTCTCGGAGCAGAAGTGCGCGCTGAGCCTGCAGCGGTTCTCCGCGGGCCGCCACTACTGGGAGGTGCACGTGGGCCGCCGCAGCCGCTGGTTCCTGGGCGCCTGCCTGGCCGCGGTGCCGCGCGCGGGGCCCGTGCGCCTGAGCCCGGCGACCGGCTACTGGGTGCTGGGGCTGTGGAACGGCTGCGAGTACTTCGTCCTGGCCCCGCACCGCGTGGCGCTCCCCCTGCGCGTGCCTCCGCGGCGCCTGGGCGTCTTCCTGGACTGCGAGGCGGGACAGCTGTCCTTCTTCAACGTGTCCGACGGCTCCCACATCTTCACCTTCCACGACACCTTCTCGGGCGCGCTGTGTGCCTACTTCAGGCCCCGGGCCCACGACGGCGGCGAACGTCCGGATCCCCTGACCATCTGCCCGCTGCGGGTTCGGACGCGCGTCCCCGAAGAGAACGACAGTGACACGTGGCTGCAGCCCTACGAGCCCGCGGACCCCGCGCCGGACTGGTGGTGA
- the LOC119623769 gene encoding butyrophilin-like protein 9 isoform X2: MEIRWFRNHTSDVVHLYQEQQELPGRQMEAFRNRTKLVKDYIAYGSVILQLHSIVPSDEGTYGCRFLSNNFSGEALWELEVAGLGSDPHLSLEGFKEGGIQLRLRSSGWYPKPKAQWRDHQGQCLPPEFEAIVWDAQGLFSLETSVVVREGAFSNVSLSIQNLLLNQKKEFVVQIAGVFSPGASPWKGALVWALAALLAVLAALALGFLRLRRRCQEKLKKEAQKREGKLTAELEKLQKELDWRRTEGQAEWRAAQKYAVDVTLDAASAHPSLEVSEDGKSVSSRRAPPDPVPSDPQRFSEQKCALSLQRFSAGRHYWEVHVGRRSRWFLGACLAAVPRAGPVRLSPATGYWVLGLWNGCEYFVLAPHRVALPLRVPPRRLGVFLDCEAGQLSFFNVSDGSHIFTFHDTFSGALCAYFRPRAHDGGERPDPLTICPLRVRTRVPEENDSDTWLQPYEPADPAPDWW; encoded by the exons ATGGAGATCCGCTGGTTCCGGAACCACACCTCAGACGTGGTGCACCTGTACCAGGAGCAGCAGGAGCTCCCTGGCAGGCAGATGGAGGCGTTCCGGAACAGGACCAAGTTGGTCAAGGACTACATCGCCTACGGCAGTGTGATCCTGCAGCTTCACAGCATCGTCCCCTCCGACGAGGGCACATATGGCTGCCGCTTCCTCTCTAACAACTTCTCTGGCGAAGCTCTCTGGGAACTGGAGGTAGCAG GGCTGGGCTCAGACCCTCACCTCTCCCTGGAGGGCTTCAAGGAAGGAGGCATTCAGCTGAGGCTGAGATCCAGTGGCTGGTACCCCAAGCCTAAGGCTCAGTGGAGAGACCACCAGGGACAGTGCCTGCCTCCAGAGTTTGAAGCCATCGTCTGGGATGCCCAGGGCCTGTTCAGTCTGGAAACATCCGTGGTTGTCCGAGAGGGAGCCTTCAGCAATGTGTCCCTCTCCATCCAGAATCTCCTCTTGAACCAGAAGAAAGAGTTCGTGGTCCAGATAGCAG GCGTGTTTTCTCCCGGAGCCTCTCCGTGGAAGGGCGCTTTGGTCTGGGCCCTGGCGGCGCTGCTGGCGGTCCTCGCGGCGCTGGCGCTGGGCTTCCTCCGGCTGCGGCGGCGATGCCAAG AAAAGCTGAAGAAGGAGGCGCAGAAGAGAGAAG ggaAACTCACTGCAGAGCTGG AGAAGCTTCAGAAAGAGCTTG ACTGGAGACGGACTGAAGGCCAGGCTG AGTGGAGAGCAGCCCAAAAATACGCAG TGGACGTGACTCTGGATGCGGCCTCCGCGCACCCCAGCCTGGAAGTGTCCGAGGATGGCAAGAGCGTGTCTTCCCGCCGGGCGCCCCCAGACCCGGTGCCGAGCGACCCCCAGCGGTTCTCGGAGCAGAAGTGCGCGCTGAGCCTGCAGCGGTTCTCCGCGGGCCGCCACTACTGGGAGGTGCACGTGGGCCGCCGCAGCCGCTGGTTCCTGGGCGCCTGCCTGGCCGCGGTGCCGCGCGCGGGGCCCGTGCGCCTGAGCCCGGCGACCGGCTACTGGGTGCTGGGGCTGTGGAACGGCTGCGAGTACTTCGTCCTGGCCCCGCACCGCGTGGCGCTCCCCCTGCGCGTGCCTCCGCGGCGCCTGGGCGTCTTCCTGGACTGCGAGGCGGGACAGCTGTCCTTCTTCAACGTGTCCGACGGCTCCCACATCTTCACCTTCCACGACACCTTCTCGGGCGCGCTGTGTGCCTACTTCAGGCCCCGGGCCCACGACGGCGGCGAACGTCCGGATCCCCTGACCATCTGCCCGCTGCGGGTTCGGACGCGCGTCCCCGAAGAGAACGACAGTGACACGTGGCTGCAGCCCTACGAGCCCGCGGACCCCGCGCCGGACTGGTGGTGA